In the Arachis ipaensis cultivar K30076 chromosome B10, Araip1.1, whole genome shotgun sequence genome, one interval contains:
- the LOC107623256 gene encoding uncharacterized protein LOC107623256 isoform X2 — protein sequence MVWETVHFLLSLRKLNPLRYKAVVGSGSLEVKHLFMKVEFTGDFEALQPFPEIDFVEFFNSHPKLRKFDIHGAMFAALCQRNSLKHVDPGFVIPCLEEAVVTVRSPLNAEQKISTLESLLKYGKNLRTMVIKILQMKSCHTSADDFFYEICRLRYMNHEKGLVPLPGSNNESWCQGPDGLASRSAEYYKQGARFAKWRTVVSIPCGPSALAVKEAAWGLARYAAISQDNDLIPIVEPKILLDGDHPIERTLYINVISNLCYIYRAAGKNLCYILYYFAGMMNSLLLLHLIMLLQLIQKCIVSWTNLFVMPVNQRHL from the exons ATGGTCTGGGAAACTGTTCACTTTCTCTTATCTCTCCGAAAATTGAATCCCTTGAGGTACAAGGCTGTAGTTGGATCAGGGTCCCTTGAGGTGAAGCATCTTTTTATGAAGGTTGAATTCACAGGGGACTTTGAGGCTCTGCAACCCTTTCCAGAGATTGATTTTGTCGAATTTTTCAATAGCCATCCAAAGCTGAGGAAGTTTGATATCCATGGAGCTATGTTCGCAGCTCTGTGCCAGAGGAACAGTCTGAAACAT GTTGATCCTGGATTTGTCATCCCATGTTTGGAGGAGGCTGTAGTCACTGTAAGATCACCACTAAATGCTGAACAGAAAATCAGTACTCTTGAATCCTTGTTGAAGTATGGGAAAAATTTGAGGACCATGGTTATAAAGATTCTTCAAATGAAGAGCTGCCACACCAGTGCTgatgattttttttatgagatTTGCCGCTTGAGATACATGAACCATGAGAAG GGCTTGGTCCCACTACCAGGATCAAACAATGAATCTTGGTGCCAAGGGCCAGATGGATTAGCTTCAAGATCTGCTGAATACTACAAGCAAGGTGCTCGATTTGCCAAGTG GCGGACAGTTGTTAGCATTCCATGTGGTCCTTCTGCATTAGCTGTTAAGGAAGCAGCATGGGGACTTGCACGATATGCTGCTATCTCTCAG GACAATGACCTTATTCCAATTGTAGAGCCGAAAATTCTTCTAGATGGTGATCACCCGATTGAGAGGACATTATATATAAATGTCATTAGCAATCTCTGCTATATCTATAGGGCAGCAGGAAAAAATCTCTGCTATATTCTATACTACTTTGCAGGTATGATGAACAGTTTGTTATTGCTGCATTTGATAATGCTCCTACAGCTGATTCAGAAATGTATAGTAAGTTGGACAAATCTGTTCGTGATGCCTGTGAATCAAAG GCACTTATGA
- the LOC107621134 gene encoding fasciclin-like arabinogalactan protein 1, whose protein sequence is MGVAVILDPSLALARSRSRSRSRSRSILDGASKFDFTVQNDGDQVTLKTKIVTAKITGTLIDEDPLAIYTIDKVLLPRELFKALAPSPSPAPAPEPAAADAPASPKKEGKKKKQKAADAPADEESAPMDSPSDAADDSADDGNGTVRFDGVRYGNVIFVVMALCFGFSLL, encoded by the exons ATGGGTGTTGCTGTCATTCTAGATCCTAG TCTCGCTCTTGCTCGATCTCGATCTCGATCTCGATCTCGCTCTCGCTCGATTCTCGATGGAGCCAGCAAGTTCGACTTCACCGTGCAGAATGACGGTGATCAAGTCACGCTCAAGACCAAGATTGTTACTGCCAAGATCACTGGCACGCTCATTGACGAAGACCCGCTCGCGATCTACACCATTGATAAGGTTCTGCTTCCCAGGGAGCTTTTCAAGGCCCTGGCTCCGTCTCCTTCGCCCGCGCCCGCACCGGAGCCAGCCGCCGCGGACGCTCCTGCATCCCCGaagaaagagggaaagaagaagaagcagaaggcAGCCGACGCGCCGGCAGATGAGGAATCAGCGCCTATGGATTCGCCCAGTGATGCCGCCGATGACAGCGCTGACGACGGTAACGGCACTGTTAGGTTTGACGGCGTCAGGTACGGTAACGTCATCTTCGTGGTTATGGCTTTGTGCTTTGGGTTTTCGTTGCTGTAA
- the LOC107623256 gene encoding uncharacterized protein LOC107623256 isoform X1: MVWETVHFLLSLRKLNPLRYKAVVGSGSLEVKHLFMKVEFTGDFEALQPFPEIDFVEFFNSHPKLRKFDIHGAMFAALCQRNSLKHVDPGFVIPCLEEAVVTVRSPLNAEQKISTLESLLKYGKNLRTMVIKILQMKSCHTSADDFFYEICRLRYMNHEKCRVWTTMCATDKSVLGLSSNVLSSYYYYGLVPLPGSNNESWCQGPDGLASRSAEYYKQGARFAKWRTVVSIPCGPSALAVKEAAWGLARYAAISQDNDLIPIVEPKILLDGDHPIERTLYINVISNLCYIYRAAGKNLCYILYYFAGMMNSLLLLHLIMLLQLIQKCIVSWTNLFVMPVNQRHL, translated from the exons ATGGTCTGGGAAACTGTTCACTTTCTCTTATCTCTCCGAAAATTGAATCCCTTGAGGTACAAGGCTGTAGTTGGATCAGGGTCCCTTGAGGTGAAGCATCTTTTTATGAAGGTTGAATTCACAGGGGACTTTGAGGCTCTGCAACCCTTTCCAGAGATTGATTTTGTCGAATTTTTCAATAGCCATCCAAAGCTGAGGAAGTTTGATATCCATGGAGCTATGTTCGCAGCTCTGTGCCAGAGGAACAGTCTGAAACAT GTTGATCCTGGATTTGTCATCCCATGTTTGGAGGAGGCTGTAGTCACTGTAAGATCACCACTAAATGCTGAACAGAAAATCAGTACTCTTGAATCCTTGTTGAAGTATGGGAAAAATTTGAGGACCATGGTTATAAAGATTCTTCAAATGAAGAGCTGCCACACCAGTGCTgatgattttttttatgagatTTGCCGCTTGAGATACATGAACCATGAGAAG TGTAGAGTATGGACTACTATGTGTGCAACTGATAAGAGTGTTCTGGGTCTTTCTTCCAATGTCTTATCCTCCTACTATTATTAT GGCTTGGTCCCACTACCAGGATCAAACAATGAATCTTGGTGCCAAGGGCCAGATGGATTAGCTTCAAGATCTGCTGAATACTACAAGCAAGGTGCTCGATTTGCCAAGTG GCGGACAGTTGTTAGCATTCCATGTGGTCCTTCTGCATTAGCTGTTAAGGAAGCAGCATGGGGACTTGCACGATATGCTGCTATCTCTCAG GACAATGACCTTATTCCAATTGTAGAGCCGAAAATTCTTCTAGATGGTGATCACCCGATTGAGAGGACATTATATATAAATGTCATTAGCAATCTCTGCTATATCTATAGGGCAGCAGGAAAAAATCTCTGCTATATTCTATACTACTTTGCAGGTATGATGAACAGTTTGTTATTGCTGCATTTGATAATGCTCCTACAGCTGATTCAGAAATGTATAGTAAGTTGGACAAATCTGTTCGTGATGCCTGTGAATCAAAG GCACTTATGA